From a single Rutidosis leptorrhynchoides isolate AG116_Rl617_1_P2 chromosome 5, CSIRO_AGI_Rlap_v1, whole genome shotgun sequence genomic region:
- the LOC139850541 gene encoding uncharacterized protein yields the protein MKPFQCEVCNVTCDTKDVLEKHKVGKKHVKNMKKLSISSPNAPKMAPPQAPVVGSENSVGELENKKDNLLFDTLYCQICNVVCNINDYKSHVAGRRHSAKVAKANCSSQAQPSNKGASKKRVNLLFWCELCKISCTSNALLNLHLSGKKHLKNLKRSEPDLSLTMEYKEKVENPIEPNRTVTTEPNRKRVGSHEDVQTKKRKVVQGGGVSDAASKTCTMCNVICNSVSSYHAHLVGRKHVMTVVRQAEAQL from the exons ATGAAGCCCTTTCAGTGTGAAGTATGTAATGTAACATGTGATACTAAAGATGTGCTTGAGAAGCATAAAGTGGGTAAGAAACATGTGAAGAATATGAAAAAGCTGTCCATTTCATCTCCGAATGCACCAAAAATGGCACCACCACAAGCACCTGTTGTTGGTAGTGAAAATTCAGTTGGAGAGTTGGAGAATAAGAAGGATAACTTATTATTTGATACGTTATATTGCCAAATTTGTAATGTGGTGtgtaatattaatgattataagtCTCATGTTGCTGGTAGAAGGCATTCCGCAAAG GTGGCGAAAGCAAACTGCAGCTCTCAGGCTCAGCCTTCCAACAAGGGTGCATCGAAGAAACGTGTCAACCTTCTTTTCTGGTGCGAACTTTGCAAAATCAGCTGCACAAGCAATGCACTTTTAAACTTGCACTTATCAGGTAAGAAACATCTCAAAAACCTAAAAAGGTCTGAACCGGATCTATCTTTAACAATGGAGTACAAAGAGAAAGTGGAAAACCCAATTGAACCAAATCGTACAGTCACTACTGAACCAAACCGAAAGAGAGTAGGAAGTCATGAGGATGTGCAGACCAAGAAACGAAAGGTTGTACAAGGAGGGGGAGTATCGGATGCTGCTTCAAAGACTTGTACTATGTGCAATGTCATTTGTAACAGTGTCTCTAGTTATCATGCTCATTTGGTTGGTAGGAAACATGTTATGACAGTTGTGAGACAAGCAGAAGCTCAACTGTAA